In the genome of Nocardioides seonyuensis, one region contains:
- a CDS encoding CHAP domain-containing protein yields the protein MLALPQSMVKVSLSGSTYLCTGYAECQAAGYTHAGYKQASSTMYWRMYAGHNCTNYVAYRLIQNGMPNSRPWDGGGNARHWGVEMASLMDQVPRVGSVAWYPANVSPAGPAGHVAYVEQVISPTEIIVSEDYWGGDFHWRRITQTGSGWPRGFIHFNDRAVEATTAPAIAGAPVVGAPVEVSTGTWSPAPTQVALQWLADGVAIPGATSTTYVPTPEVKGQALAVEVTAALEGYSPGVAVLTTEAVAPGLLQAAGLPAIQGNPEVGQTLTLSAPSWSPQPARTKTQWFADGAPLRGENGTTLVLTRDHVGSRISARVTGTAKGYRKSISDAVETGPVLAKPVTITRPFSITGRAEVGRTLVARPGVVRPSNASATYRWLRDGQPIAKARNGRYTLRRKDVGRSLAVEVTLTQRNFRATTDTVPLSASITTVPTMRVRSDARRGRVAVDVRVRAPGVRRPEGVVSVRIGGRVVEGQLTHGRARLVVRKLGSGTKPLVVRYRGTDLVQPAVSRSTIDVPGRR from the coding sequence TTGCTGGCACTCCCCCAGTCAATGGTGAAGGTCAGCCTGAGCGGATCGACCTACCTGTGCACGGGGTACGCGGAGTGCCAGGCGGCGGGCTACACCCACGCCGGCTACAAACAGGCATCCTCGACGATGTACTGGCGCATGTACGCAGGGCACAACTGCACCAACTACGTCGCCTACCGGCTGATCCAGAACGGCATGCCGAACAGTCGCCCGTGGGACGGAGGTGGCAACGCGCGCCACTGGGGCGTGGAGATGGCTTCCCTCATGGACCAGGTCCCGCGGGTCGGCTCCGTGGCGTGGTACCCGGCCAACGTCTCCCCCGCCGGACCTGCCGGACACGTCGCCTACGTGGAGCAGGTCATCTCCCCCACCGAGATCATCGTCTCGGAGGACTACTGGGGCGGCGACTTCCACTGGCGGCGCATCACCCAGACCGGGTCGGGCTGGCCCAGAGGCTTCATCCACTTCAACGATCGCGCGGTCGAGGCGACGACCGCACCGGCGATCGCCGGAGCGCCCGTCGTGGGGGCTCCAGTCGAGGTGTCGACAGGGACGTGGTCCCCCGCACCCACCCAGGTCGCGCTCCAGTGGCTCGCCGACGGGGTCGCGATCCCCGGCGCCACCAGCACGACCTACGTACCCACCCCCGAGGTCAAGGGCCAGGCACTCGCCGTCGAAGTCACTGCCGCCCTCGAGGGCTACTCCCCGGGAGTGGCTGTCCTGACGACCGAGGCCGTGGCCCCCGGCCTCCTTCAGGCCGCCGGGCTCCCAGCCATCCAGGGAAACCCGGAGGTGGGCCAGACGCTGACGCTCAGCGCGCCCTCCTGGTCGCCACAGCCAGCCAGGACCAAGACGCAGTGGTTCGCCGATGGAGCTCCGCTCCGGGGCGAGAACGGGACGACCCTCGTGCTCACCCGGGACCACGTCGGCAGCCGCATCAGCGCGCGCGTCACCGGGACCGCGAAGGGCTACCGGAAGTCGATCTCGGACGCGGTGGAGACCGGGCCCGTCCTGGCCAAGCCCGTCACGATCACCCGGCCGTTCTCGATCACGGGCCGAGCCGAGGTGGGGCGCACCCTGGTCGCCCGGCCGGGCGTCGTACGGCCGAGCAACGCCTCCGCCACCTACCGGTGGCTACGAGACGGACAACCCATCGCCAAGGCCAGGAACGGGAGGTACACCCTCCGGCGCAAGGACGTCGGTCGGAGCCTCGCAGTCGAAGTCACCTTGACCCAACGGAACTTCCGTGCCACCACCGACACCGTTCCGCTGTCGGCTTCGATCACGACAGTTCCCACCATGCGGGTCCGCTCCGACGCACGCCGCGGACGCGTCGCTGTCGACGTGCGTGTGCGCGCTCCCGGCGTACGCCGACCGGAAGGCGTGGTGTCGGTGCGAATCGGCGGACGGGTCGTCGAGGGGCAGCTCACCCACGGACGCGCCCGACTGGTCGTGCGCAAGCTGGGCTCTGGCACGAAGCCGCTGGTCGTGCGCTACCGCGGTACCGACCTCGTCCAACCCGCAGTCTCCCGTTCGACCATCGACGTGCCCGGCCGCCGCTAG
- a CDS encoding DUF305 domain-containing protein — protein sequence MLSKTRTRTRALGALALTLTLGAGLSACGDDTDAGGAGGSAEVSTTEHNDADVTFASDMITHHAQALSMVDLTLDRPLDPEVQALAEDIRAAQGPEIETMADWLTEWDEEVPETMRDHANAGHDMGDMSDTMDDMGHSDMPGMMTSEDMDALENASDEEFQDMWLEMMVEHHEGAVEMAETEQEDGQFKDAVELAGQIIDAQNKEIETMNGLLDS from the coding sequence ATGCTCAGCAAGACCAGGACCCGCACGCGCGCCCTCGGCGCCCTCGCGCTCACCCTCACCCTCGGCGCCGGCCTCTCCGCCTGCGGAGACGACACCGACGCCGGCGGTGCCGGCGGCTCGGCCGAGGTGAGCACCACCGAGCACAACGACGCCGACGTCACCTTCGCCAGCGACATGATCACCCACCACGCCCAAGCACTGTCGATGGTCGACCTGACCCTCGACCGGCCCTTGGACCCGGAGGTCCAGGCGCTCGCCGAAGACATCCGGGCCGCGCAGGGCCCGGAGATCGAGACGATGGCGGACTGGCTCACCGAGTGGGACGAGGAAGTGCCGGAAACCATGCGCGATCACGCCAACGCCGGCCACGACATGGGCGACATGTCGGACACCATGGACGACATGGGCCACAGCGACATGCCGGGCATGATGACCTCCGAGGACATGGACGCCCTCGAGAACGCCTCCGACGAGGAGTTCCAGGACATGTGGCTCGAGATGATGGTCGAGCACCACGAGGGGGCAGTCGAGATGGCCGAGACCGAGCAGGAGGACGGTCAGTTCAAGGACGCCGTCGAGCTCGCCGGCCAGATCATCGACGCCCAGAACAAGGAAATCGAGACCATGAACGGCCTTCTGGACTCCTGA
- a CDS encoding four-helix bundle copper-binding protein, whose amino-acid sequence MAHTKMLDAYPKDVGKIDRDKLAECIAACFECAQVCTACADACLAEDMVAELAKCIRTDLDCADICLATGNALSRHTGYDANVTRAFLEACATACKACGDECESHADMHEHCRICAEACRRCEKACRDLLGSLA is encoded by the coding sequence ATGGCTCACACGAAGATGCTGGATGCCTACCCCAAGGACGTCGGCAAGATCGACAGGGACAAACTGGCCGAGTGCATTGCGGCGTGCTTCGAGTGCGCGCAGGTGTGCACCGCGTGTGCCGACGCATGTCTGGCCGAGGACATGGTCGCTGAACTCGCGAAGTGCATCCGCACCGATCTGGACTGTGCAGACATCTGCCTGGCCACCGGCAACGCGCTCTCGCGACACACCGGCTACGACGCCAATGTGACCCGCGCCTTCCTCGAGGCCTGTGCGACCGCCTGCAAGGCCTGCGGCGACGAGTGCGAGAGCCATGCCGACATGCACGAGCACTGCCGAATCTGTGCTGAGGCCTGTCGACGCTGCGAAAAAGCCTGCCGGGACCTTCTCGGGTCGCTCGCTTGA
- a CDS encoding beta-propeller fold lactonase family protein produces MRVAALSAGALATLAAMGGLAALNDNDGGADEDPTEAGLASHRGMVEGTVWIANEGGGSLTAIDAATNRVATTVAGVEGPHNVQVAPDGASVWTVSGHDGYAAMLSAESLDLHGVVPTGSAPAHVVVSPDGSTAYTSNGADNTVSVIDTSTMKAISTVEVGQGPHGLRPSPDGRWLVVANVADTTLSVIDTRNNRLVTDVEVGNAPAQVAFSPDGRFVYASLNGADAVAKVDMTTRELVDTVAVGDGPIQTYVSGDNRYLLVANQGTEDSPGTTVSVIDTKTFTVKAEVETGQGSHGIVIDPSSRHAYITNIYGDDVAVLDLDELKVVARIPVGDKPNGVSFSSLALDAERDNVTLDVPDAPGGPDDEMGDGHEEGHESGH; encoded by the coding sequence ATGCGCGTGGCTGCACTGTCCGCAGGTGCCCTGGCCACGCTCGCCGCAATGGGTGGACTTGCCGCGCTCAACGACAACGACGGCGGCGCAGACGAGGACCCGACCGAGGCAGGCCTCGCGAGCCACCGCGGCATGGTGGAGGGCACCGTCTGGATCGCCAACGAGGGAGGCGGCTCCCTCACGGCGATCGACGCCGCCACCAACCGGGTCGCGACCACCGTCGCCGGCGTCGAGGGACCACACAACGTGCAGGTAGCTCCCGACGGCGCGTCGGTGTGGACAGTGAGCGGCCACGACGGATACGCCGCGATGCTGTCCGCTGAAAGCCTGGACCTGCACGGCGTGGTTCCGACCGGCTCCGCACCAGCCCACGTCGTGGTCTCACCCGACGGGTCCACGGCGTACACCTCGAACGGCGCAGACAACACCGTCTCGGTCATCGACACCTCCACCATGAAGGCCATCAGCACCGTCGAGGTGGGCCAGGGCCCGCACGGCCTCCGACCCAGCCCGGACGGCCGCTGGCTCGTTGTGGCGAACGTCGCCGACACCACGCTCAGCGTCATCGACACGAGGAACAACCGGCTGGTCACAGACGTCGAAGTAGGGAATGCGCCCGCCCAGGTCGCCTTCTCCCCCGACGGCCGGTTCGTCTACGCCTCCCTGAACGGCGCGGACGCCGTGGCCAAGGTCGACATGACGACGCGCGAGTTGGTCGACACGGTCGCTGTCGGAGACGGACCCATCCAGACCTACGTCAGCGGCGACAACCGCTACCTCCTCGTCGCCAATCAAGGCACCGAGGACTCGCCCGGGACCACGGTGTCTGTCATCGACACCAAGACGTTCACCGTAAAGGCCGAGGTGGAGACCGGCCAGGGCTCCCACGGCATCGTCATCGACCCCTCGAGCCGGCACGCCTACATCACGAACATCTATGGGGATGACGTCGCAGTCCTCGACCTCGACGAACTCAAGGTCGTGGCCAGAATTCCTGTGGGCGACAAGCCCAACGGTGTGAGCTTCTCCTCGCTCGCGTTGGACGCCGAACGCGACAACGTCACACTCGATGTCCCCGATGCGCCAGGAGGGCCTGACGACGAGATGGGTGATGGGCACGAGGAGGGCCACGAGAGCGGTCACTGA
- a CDS encoding ATP-binding cassette domain-containing protein, with product MRAVDLDLASGEVLLVMGPSGSGKTTLLLMLGALLRPSAGSITVTTRDGVEVDIAAAREKELPALRSRTFGFIFQDYALLDALTATENIAVAANLAGVKGLPARQRARNLLDRVGLAHRAAARPSQMSGGEQQRVAVARALANDPPVLLADEPTANLDASRGRDLARLLRQLADEDRRSIIIVSHDDRLREIADRVLWLEDGHFRHLAALAVDPVCRMQVEPNGPHADWGGQQWWFCSDACRREFLTQPDRFAPPATSIESVLPQEPTSS from the coding sequence GTGCGAGCGGTCGATCTCGACCTCGCCTCCGGCGAGGTGCTCCTCGTGATGGGACCGTCCGGATCGGGCAAGACCACCCTCCTGCTGATGCTCGGCGCACTGCTGCGGCCGAGCGCAGGCTCCATCACCGTCACCACCCGTGACGGCGTCGAAGTGGACATCGCCGCGGCGCGTGAAAAGGAGCTCCCCGCGCTGCGGTCGCGCACCTTCGGGTTCATCTTCCAGGACTACGCCCTGCTCGACGCGCTCACCGCCACCGAGAACATCGCCGTTGCTGCCAACCTGGCCGGGGTCAAGGGCCTCCCCGCGCGCCAGCGCGCCCGCAACCTGCTCGACCGCGTGGGCCTTGCGCACCGGGCAGCGGCACGGCCCTCTCAGATGTCCGGTGGCGAACAACAGCGAGTCGCCGTGGCACGTGCGCTCGCCAACGACCCACCCGTTCTGCTCGCGGACGAACCCACCGCCAACCTCGACGCATCCCGCGGCCGAGACCTCGCCCGACTGCTTCGCCAGCTAGCCGACGAGGACCGCCGCTCGATCATCATCGTCAGCCACGACGATCGACTCCGGGAGATCGCCGATCGCGTGCTCTGGTTGGAGGACGGGCATTTCCGCCACCTCGCCGCCCTCGCTGTGGACCCGGTCTGTCGCATGCAGGTCGAACCGAACGGACCCCACGCCGATTGGGGCGGACAGCAGTGGTGGTTCTGCTCAGACGCGTGCCGACGGGAGTTCCTCACCCAGCCGGATCGGTTCGCTCCACCGGCGACGTCCATCGAGAGCGTCCTGCCCCAAGAGCCAACCTCGAGCTGA